The Saccharomyces mikatae IFO 1815 strain IFO1815 genome assembly, chromosome: 11 genome has a segment encoding these proteins:
- the TFA1 gene encoding transcription factor TFIIE subunit TFA1 (similar to Saccharomyces cerevisiae TFA1 (YKL028W); ancestral locus Anc_2.528) yields the protein MDRPIDDIVKNLLKFVVRGFYGGSFVLVLDAILFHSVLAEDDLKQLLSINKTELGPLIARLRSDRLISIHKQREYPPNSKSVERVYYYVKYPHAIDAIKWKVHQVVQRLKDDLDKNSEPNGYMCPICLTKYTQLEAVQLLNFDRTEFLCSLCDEPLVEDDSGKKNKEKQDKLNRLMDQIQPIIDSLKKIDDSRIEENTFEIALARLIPPQNQSHAAYTYNPKKGSTMFRPGDSAPLPNLMGTALSNDSSRRAGANSQATLHINITTASDEMAQRELQERQAEEKRKQNAVPEWHKQSTIGKTALGRLDNEEEFDPAVTASAMDSITADNETMQETPYQNNRTLTEQEMEERENEKTLNDYYAALAKKQAKLKEEEEEEEEEEEEEEEMEDVLDDNDEAAPENAFEDEFEDVTDTDGTRKTETKNTTSSDLKQDVSDNKAVETITTSASASDPSANVKTSDNDEDDEMDIEFEDV from the coding sequence ATGGATAGACCTATAGATGATATTGtgaaaaatcttttaaagTTTGTCGTCAGGGGGTTTTATGGTGGTTCCTTTGTACTCGTGCTTGATGCTATACTATTTCATTCAGTCCTCGCTGAAgatgatttgaaacaattgTTGAGCATAAACAAAACGGAATTGGGTCCGCTCATTGCTAGATTAAGGTCGGATAGACTAATATCCATACACAAACAAAGAGAATATCCTCCAAACTCCAAGAGCGTGGAAAGAGTTTATTACTATGTTAAGTATCCTCATGCTATTGACGCTATCAAATGGAAAGTGCATCAAGTGGTGCAGAGATTGAAAGATGATCTGGACAAAAATTCAGAACCAAACGGTTACATGTGCCCGATTTGTTTGACTAAGTACACTCAATTAGAAGCTGTGCAGTTATTAAATTTTGACAGAACAGAATTCTTATGTTCATTATGTGACGAACCGTTGGTGGAAGATGATTCTggtaaaaagaacaaagaaaaacaagataAACTGAACAGGCTGATGGACCAAATTCAACCAATCAttgattctttgaaaaagattgaTGATTCAAGAATTGAGGAAAATACCTTCGAAATTGCGTTGGCTCGCTTGATTCCTCCCCAAAATCAATCACATGCTGCGTACACATATAATCCAAAGAAGGGTAGCACCATGTTCAGACCGGGCGATTCTGCTCCATTGCCAAATCTTATGGGTACTGCTCTTAGTAACGATAGTAGTAGACGTGCCGGTGCTAACTCTCAAGCCACATTACACATCAACATCACCACCGCAAGTGATGAAATGGCTCAAAGGGAACTACAAGAGAGACAGGCTGaggagaaaagaaagcaaaatgCTGTTCCCGAATGGCATAAACAGAGTACTATTGGCAAGACTGCTCTTGGTAGATTggataatgaagaagagttCGATCCTGCAGTTACTGCATCAGCCATGGATTCTATAACCGCTGATAACGAAACTATGCAAGAAACGCCCTACCAAAATAATAGAACTTTGACTGAGcaagaaatggaagaaagagaaaatgaaaagacaTTGAACGATTACTACGCTGCGTTAGCCAAAAAGCAAGCAAAACTGAAagaggaggaggaggaggaggaagaggaagaagaggaagaagaagagatgGAAGATGTTTtggatgataatgatgaagcCGCTCCAGAAAATGCatttgaagatgaatttgaagacGTAACGGACACTGATGGCACAAGAAAgacagaaacaaaaaataccACGTCGAGTGACTTAAAGCAAGATGTAAGTGACAATAAGGCTGTAGAAACCATTACTACCAGTGCCAGTGCTTCAGATCCTAGTGCAAACGTGAAAACGAGTGATAATGATGAGGATGACGAAATGGACATCGAATTTGAAGACGTTTAG
- the IXR1 gene encoding DNA-binding transcription repressor IXR1 (similar to Saccharomyces cerevisiae IXR1 (YKL032C) and ABF2 (YMR072W); ancestral locus Anc_2.535) has product MNTGMSPKQDDASNPNLLNIGQDHSLQYQGLEHNDSQYRDAASHQTPHQYLNQFQSQPQQQQQQQQQQQQQQQAPYQGHFQQSPQQQQQNVYFPPPPQSLRQPSSQSQQQQYGNTNSNANSSVNVNAIPQDFGYMQQTGSGQNYQTINPQQFSELYNSFLSHLTQKQTNPSGSPGASSSSNNNNNPSSGNNSTGSNTAQLAASQLNPATAAAAAANNAVGPASYLSQLPQVQRYYPNNMNALSNLLDPSSANVGGNANSASHPGLLPPNMPSQLTHHQQQMQQQQQLHQQQQLQQQQQLQQQLQQQQLQQQQQQHRHMQQQQHQHQQQQQQQQQHPVVKKLSSTQSRIERRKQLKKQGPKRPSSAYFLFSMSIRNELLQQFPEAKVPELSKLASARWKELTDDQKKPFYEEFRTNWEKYRVVRDAYEKTLPPKRPSGPFIQFTQEIRPTVVKENPDKGLIEITKIIGERWRELDPAKKAEYTETYKKRLKEWESCYPDENDPNGNPAAHSHKTMNMNLNMDTKIMENQDSIEHITANAIDSVTGNNNNSTSSNTPVSPPISLQQQQL; this is encoded by the coding sequence ATGAACACCGGTATGTCGCCCAAACAGGACGACGCTTCTAACCCCAACCTACTCAACATAGGCCAAGACCATTCGCTGCAGTATCAGGGTCTCGAGCACAACGACTCTCAGTACAGGGATGCTGCTTCTCATCAAACGCCTCACCAATACTTAAACCAGTTTCAAAGCCAGCcccaacaacaacagcagcagcagcagcagcagcagcaacaacaacaagcGCCTTATCAAGGTCACTTTCAGCAGTCAccacagcaacaacaacaaaatgtTTATTTCCCTCCACCTCCTCAATCGCTGAGACAACCTAGTTCGCAGTcgcaacaacaacaatacGGTAATACGAACTCAAACGCAAACAGCAGTGTTAATGTTAATGCGATACCTCAGGATTTCGGTTACATGCAACAAACTGGGTCCGGGCAAAACTATCAAACGATAAATCCGCAACAGTTTTCTGAGTTATACAACTCCTTTCTAAGCCATTTGACTCAGAAACAAACAAATCCTTCGGGCAGTCCAGGTGCGTCCAGtagcagcaacaacaacaacaacccCAGTAGTGGCAATAATAGCACTGGCAGTAATACTGCCCAGTTGGCAGCCTCTCAATTGAACCCGGCCACCGCTGCTGCGGCAGCCGCCAATAATGCCGTTGGCCCAGCTTCATACTTATCTCAACTTCCTCAAGTGCAGAGATACTATCCAAACAACATGAATGCTCTCTCTAATCTTTTAGACCCTTCCTCTGCTAATGTTGGCGGAAATGCTAACTCAGCTAGTCACCCTGGCCTATTGCCGCCCAACATGCCATCTCAATTGACTCACCATCAGCAACAGatgcaacaacagcaacaattgcatcaacaacaacagctgcagcagcaacaacaattgCAACAACAAttgcaacaacagcaactacaacagcaacaacaacagcacCGTCATatgcaacagcaacagcacCAGCaccagcaacagcaacagcaacagcagcaacatCCTGtagtgaaaaaattatcttCCACTCAGAGCAGAATtgagagaagaaaacagtTGAAAAAGCAAGGCCCTAAGAGGCCTTCTTCTGcttatttcttgttttccatGTCTATAAGAAACGAGTTACTGCAACAATTTCCTGAAGCGAAAGTTCCCGAGTTGTCTAAATTGGCTTCTGCAAGATGGAAAGAGCTTACTGACgatcaaaaaaaaccatTCTATGAAGAGTTTAGAACCAACTGGGAAAAGTATAGGGTCGTAAGAGACGCTTACGAAAAGACTTTACCTCCAAAAAGACCATCCGGTCCCTTTATTCAATTTACCCAAGAGATTAGACCTACCGTCGTCAAGGAAAATCCTGATAAGGGCTTAATCGAAATCACCAAGATTATTGGTGAAAGATGGCGTGAATTAGATCCTGCTAAAAAGGCAGAATATACTGAAACTTACAAGAAGAGATTAAAGGAATGGGAAAGCTGCTATcctgatgaaaatgatccAAATGGAAACCCGGCCGCTCATTCACACAAGACCATGAACATGAATTTGAATATGGACACTAAAATAATGGAAAACCAAGATAGCATTGAACATATCACCGCAAACGCGATTGATTCGGTTACGGgaaacaacaataacagtACCAGCTCGAACACTCCCGTTTCCCCCCCAATTTCAttgcagcaacagcaacttTAA
- the MAE1 gene encoding malate dehydrogenase (oxaloacetate-decarboxylating) (similar to Saccharomyces cerevisiae MAE1 (YKL029C); ancestral locus Anc_2.529) — protein sequence MLRTKLSVSIAARSQLSRSLTASRTSSLKRWPIPQQQRLYSSNTRSHKATTTRENTFQKPYNDGEVTKTPVGSRARKIFEAPHPHATRLAVEGAIECPLESFQLLNSPLFNKGSAFTQEEREAFNLEALLPPQVNTLDEQLERSYKQLCYLKTPLAKNDFMTSLRVQNKVLYFALIRKHIKELVPIIYTPTEGDAIAAYSHRFRKPEGVFLDITEPDSIERRLATYGGDKDVDYIVVSDSEGILGIGDQGIGGVRIAISKLALMTLCGGIHPGRVLPVCLDVGTNNKKLARDELYMGNKFARIRGKQYDEFLEKFIKAVKKVYPSAVLHFEDFGVKNARRLLEKYRYELPSFNDDIQGTGAVVMASLIAALKHTNRDLKDIRVLVYGAGSAGLGIADQIVNHMVTHGVDKEEARKKIFLMDRRGLILQSYEANSTPAQHAYAKNDSDWAGINTRSLHDVVQNVKPTCLVGCSTQASAFTQDVVEEMHKHNPRPIIFPLSNPTRLHEAVPADLMKWTNNNALVATGSPFPPVDGYRISENNNCYSFPGIGLGAVLSRATTITDKMISAAVDQLAELSPLREGDSKPGLLPGLDTITNTSARLATAVILQALEEGTARIEQEQVPGGAPGETVKVPRDFDECLQWVKAQMWEPVYRPMIKVQHDPSVHTNQL from the coding sequence ATGCTTAGAACCAAACTTTCCGTTTCGATCGCTGCAAGATCACAATTAAGCAGATCGTTGACTGCATCAAGGACATCGTCATTAAAAAGATGGCCCATTCCACAGCAGCAGCGTCTATATTCTTCTAATACAAGATCGCATAAAGCTACCACCACAAGGGAAAATACTTTCCAAAAGCCATACAACGACGGGGAAGTCACTAAAACACCAGTTGGATCTCGCGCCAGAAAGATCTTCGAAGCTCCCCACCCACATGCTACTCGTTTGGCCGTAGAGGGTGCCATCGAATGTCCTTTGGAGAGTTTCCAACTTTTAAACTCTCCCCTCTTTAATAAGGGTTCTGCATTCacacaagaagaaagagaagcGTTCAATTTGGAGGCTTTGCTGCCACCTCAAGTGAACACTTTGGACGAGCAACTAGAAAGAAGTTATAAGCAGTTATGCTACTTGAAGACGCCCTTGGCCAAGAACGACTTCATGACGTCTTTAAGAGTACAGAACAAAGTGTTGTATTTTGCATTAATAAGGAAGCATATCAAGGAACTTGTTCCTATCATTTACACCCCTACCGAAGGTGATGCCATTGCCGCCTACTCTCATAGATTTAGAAAACCAGAAGGTGTGTTTTTGGACATCACCGAGCCTGATTCCATCGAGCGTAGATTGGCTACATATGGTGGAGACAAAGACGTAGACTACATTGTTGTCTCAGACTCGGAGGGTATTCTCGGAATTGGTGATCAAGGTATCGGTGGTGTGCGTATTGCCATCTCCAAATTGGCATTGATGACTCTGTGCGGTGGTATTCACCCCGGCCGTGTGTTGCCCGTATGTCTGGATGTTGGTACtaacaacaaaaaactgGCACGTGACGAATTGTACATGGGTAACAAGTTTGCCAGAATCAGAGGTAAGCAATATGACGAATTCTTGGAAAAGTTCATCAAGGCCGTTAAAAAAGTGTATCCAAGCGCAGTTCTGCACTTCGAAGATTTCGGTGTTAAGAATGCAAGAAGATTGCTGGAAAAATACAGGTACGAATTGCCTTCATTCAACGATGACATTCAAGGTACGGGGGCTGTCGTGATGGCCTCATTGATTGCTGCTTTGAAACACACCAACAGAGATCTAAAGGACATTAGGGTGCTTGTTTACGGTGCCGGCTCAGCGGGTCTTGGTATCGCAGACCAAATCGTCAACCATATGGTCACACACGGCGTTGACAAGGAAGAAGCGCGTAAGAAAATCTTTCTAATGGACAGACGTGGGTTAATTCTGCAATCGTACGAGGCTAACTCCACACCTGCACAACACGCCTACGCTAAGAACGATTCAGACTGGGCCGGTATCAACACTCGTTCTTTGCATGACGTGGTGCAAAACGTCAAACCCACATGTTTAGTCGGTTGTTCTACTCAAGCGAGCGCGTTTACTCAAGATGTCGTAGAAGAAATGCACAAGCACAATCCTAGACCAATTATCTTCCCATTATCCAACCCTACCAGATTACACGAGGCCGTTCCTGCCGACTTAATGAAGTGGACAAACAACAATGCTCTTGTGGCTACCGGATCTCCTTTCCCACCTGTTGACGGATACCGTATCTCGGAGAACAACAATTGTTACTCTTTCCCAGGTATTGGTTTAGGCGCCGTGCTCTCACGTGCCACCACCATCACAGACAAAATGATCTCCGCAGCCGTGGACCAACTAGCCGAATTGTCACCACTTAGAGAGGGTGACTCTAAACCTGGCTTACTTCCTGGTCTGGACACTATCACCAACACATCTGCGCGTCTAGCAACAGCCGTGATCCTGCAAGCACTTGAGGAGGGGACCGCACGTATCgaacaagaacaagtaCCAGGTGGTGCTCCTGGTGAGACTGTCAAGGTTCCCCGTGATTTTGACGAATGTTTACAGTGGGTGAAGGCCCAAATGTGGGAGCCTGTGTACAGACCTATGATCAAGGTTCAACACGACCCATCAGTGCACACCAACCAATTGTAG
- the TCD2 gene encoding tRNA threonylcarbamoyladenosine dehydratase (similar to Saccharomyces cerevisiae YHR003C and YKL027W; ancestral locus Anc_2.527), which translates to MLEKDTWKLVTATALFTVAVTTIADCAWARWQTQGTAIVQRRNKNKGEKTESVTDKCHQYDDHFIRRSLKNNIEFLGEDTIKKLSNQYVVVVGAGGVGSWVVNSLVRSGCRKIRVVDFDQVSLSSLNRHSCAILNDVGTPKVDCLQRHMSEIAPWCEIDPVNELWTLENGERLTLGNGAPDFIVDCIDNIDTKVDLLEFAYNHGIKVISSMGASAKSDPTKLNVGDLATTEEDPLARVVRRKLKKRGILSGIPVVFSAEKPDPKKAKLLPLPDEEYERGKVDELSALKDFRVRILPVLGTMPSLFGLTITTWILSNISDKPLEPIEGKNRIKVYDGIYQSLAGQMSRIGISSQRIPLALKDVSYLVEEVFKGKSPISGTSTRLTLSKWDPSKPISLQNVVVLTKNEQKVHEDRVLKGKESLKDVYDTKVLELISQRFKEEAYYSQFR; encoded by the coding sequence atgctGGAGAAGGATACATGGAAATTAGTAACTGCCACAGCACTATTCACTGTTGCAGTGACCACGATTGCAGATTGTGCTTGGGCTCGTTGGCAAACACAAGGGACAGCAATTGTGCAAcgaagaaataaaaacaaaggGGAAAAAACTGAATCAGTTACGGATAAATGCCACCAATATGATGACCACTTTATTCGCCGATCTTTGAAGAACAATATTGAATTCCTTGGCGAAGACACAATCAAAAAACTATCCAATCAATACGTTGTCGTTGTGGGGGCAGGTGGAGTTGGATCTTGGGTGGTCAACTCTTTGGTCCGTTCGGGGTGCCGAAAGATCAGAGTTGTTGATTTTGATCAAGTTTCACTAAGTTCGTTAAATAGGCACAGCTGTGCCATATTAAATGATGTCGGTACTCCAAAAGTGGACTGCTTACAGAGGCACATGTCGGAAATTGCACCATGGTGCGAAATTGATCCAGTCAACGAATTATGGACCCTGGAAAATGGTGAAAGATTAACTCTTGGAAATGGTGCACCTGACTTTATCGTGGACTGtattgataatattgatACAAAAGTTGATTTGCTCGAGTTTGCCTATAACCATGGCATCAAAGTTATTTCATCCATGGGTGCTTCCGCGAAGAGTGATCCTACAAAGCTTAATGTGGGCGACTTGGCCACCACTGAGGAAGATCCTCTTGCAAGGGTAGTGAGaagaaaactgaaaaaaagaggtaTCTTGTCTGGTATCCCTGTAGTGTTTAGTGCCGAAAAACCTGACCCGAAGAAGGCTAAATTACTACCTTTACcagatgaagaatatgaaagAGGGAAAGTTGATGAGTTGAGCGCCTTAAAGGATTTCCGCGTAAGAATTCTTCCCGTTTTAGGTACTATGCCAAGTTTATTCGGACTGACCATCACTACATGGATTCTATCAAATATATCTGATAAACCTTTAGAACCTATTGAGGGTAAAAATAGGATCAAGGTGTATGATGGAATATATCAATCGTTAGCCGGTCAAATGAGCAGGATCGGTATATCAAGCCAACGAATCCCACTAGCTTTGAAGGATGTTAGTTACCTTGTTGAAGAGGTGTTTAAGGGTAAATCTCCAATCAGCGGTACCTCCACTAGACTAACCTTATCTAAATGGGATCCTTCTAAACCTATTTCTCTGCAAAATGTGGTGGTACTAACAAAAAACGAACAGAAAGTACACGAAGACCGCGTTTTGAAAGGTAAAGAAAGCCTAAAGGATGTTTATGACACCAAAGTTCTAGAGTTGATTTCACAAAgatttaaagaagaagcttATTACTCTCAATTCAGATGA